A genome region from Dolichospermum compactum NIES-806 includes the following:
- a CDS encoding acetate kinase has protein sequence MKILILNAGSSSQKSCLYDMTSPIPNLAPQPLWEGKINWTENQNQAEITVKTATGAKLQETIAGDSRQVQFTHLLSTLTNGETKVIDDLAAIDVVGHRVVHGGQDYQEAVIITEKVKQAIAHLCNLAPAHNPAALSGIEAIENSLGNIPQIAVFDTGFHRTLPEAAAIYPIPYNLVEAGIRRYGFHGISHQYCAKRAAEILGQDLQSLRIITCHLGNGCSLAAIKNGCSIDTTMGFTPLDGLMMGSRSGSIDPGILIYLLQKYNYSSQKLDNVLNKSSGLKGISGVSSDLRAVIAAKDQGNQRAQLAWDIYVHRLRAGIGTMLASLQGLDVLVFTAGVGENSPAIRQAACEAWGFLGLKIDSAKNHQKPIDIDIATSDSTVRVLVIETQEDWAIAQQCWKLLQQ, from the coding sequence ATGAAAATACTCATCCTCAATGCCGGTTCTAGCAGCCAAAAAAGTTGTCTGTATGACATGACATCCCCAATTCCTAATTTAGCCCCCCAACCTCTTTGGGAAGGAAAAATAAATTGGACTGAAAACCAAAATCAGGCAGAAATTACAGTTAAAACCGCTACAGGTGCAAAACTACAAGAAACTATTGCTGGTGATTCCCGACAGGTGCAATTTACTCATTTATTATCTACTCTTACAAATGGCGAAACCAAGGTAATTGATGATTTAGCAGCCATAGATGTGGTAGGACATCGAGTGGTACATGGTGGACAAGATTACCAAGAGGCTGTAATAATTACGGAAAAAGTTAAACAGGCGATCGCTCACTTATGTAATCTAGCCCCAGCCCATAATCCAGCCGCCTTATCTGGCATTGAAGCCATTGAAAATAGTCTAGGAAATATCCCCCAAATCGCAGTTTTTGATACCGGATTTCACCGCACTTTACCCGAAGCCGCAGCCATCTATCCTATCCCCTATAACTTAGTAGAAGCTGGTATCCGTCGTTACGGATTTCATGGCATTAGTCATCAGTATTGTGCCAAGCGAGCAGCGGAAATTCTTGGTCAAGATCTACAATCTCTGCGGATAATTACCTGTCATTTAGGCAATGGTTGTTCTTTAGCCGCCATCAAAAATGGTTGTAGTATTGACACAACAATGGGATTTACTCCCCTAGATGGTTTAATGATGGGTAGCCGCAGTGGGTCAATTGATCCAGGGATTTTGATTTATTTATTGCAAAAGTATAATTACTCTAGCCAAAAATTAGATAATGTGCTAAATAAATCTTCAGGATTAAAAGGCATTTCTGGAGTATCTAGTGATTTAAGAGCAGTGATAGCCGCCAAAGATCAAGGTAATCAACGCGCTCAACTCGCTTGGGATATATACGTACACCGCCTCCGGGCTGGTATCGGGACAATGCTGGCTAGTTTACAAGGTTTAGATGTTTTAGTTTTTACCGCTGGAGTCGGCGAAAACTCCCCAGCAATCCGTCAAGCTGCTTGTGAAGCCTGGGGATTTTTAGGACTGAAAATTGATTCAGCTAAAAATCACCAAAAACCCATTGACATTGATATTGCCACCTCTGATTCCACAGTGCGAGTCTTAGTCATAGAAACTCAAGAAGATTGGGCGATCGCCCAACAATGTTGGAAATTGCTGCAACAATAA
- a CDS encoding DUF1830 domain-containing protein, whose translation MAQILDPLPPEHSGKILCCYVNATSKIQVARISNIPNWYFERVVFPGQRLVFEVPPEAQMEVHTGMMASAIISDTIPCDRLIIHEPSYDERQDNLSPEINSSSSHPTNSEINKKIVDTTKSLQTVKLASID comes from the coding sequence ATGGCTCAGATATTAGATCCTCTACCACCGGAGCATTCGGGGAAAATTCTCTGCTGCTACGTCAATGCCACAAGTAAAATCCAGGTGGCGCGTATCTCCAATATTCCTAACTGGTACTTTGAAAGGGTTGTTTTCCCAGGACAAAGGCTGGTGTTTGAAGTGCCTCCAGAAGCACAAATGGAAGTTCATACTGGGATGATGGCAAGTGCGATTATATCAGATACAATTCCGTGCGATCGCCTGATCATCCATGAACCTAGCTATGATGAGAGACAAGACAACTTATCTCCAGAAATAAATTCTAGTAGTAGTCATCCGACTAATTCGGAAATTAATAAAAAAATTGTAGATACGACAAAATCTTTACAGACCGTTAAATTGGCATCTATTGATTAA
- a CDS encoding AbrB family transcriptional regulator, which produces MPKQKKIEPLVGEELLKKVKELEAISKDDKAKQCGYYTVTKNGIERVNMMKFLNALIDAEGIQLDSSPSANGRGGRSASYRISVQQNGNLLIGAAYTKQMNLQPGDEFVITLGKKHIRLRQVDLESTEDAEVEATA; this is translated from the coding sequence ATGCCTAAACAGAAAAAAATTGAACCCCTCGTCGGCGAAGAACTGCTCAAAAAAGTTAAAGAGCTAGAAGCCATCAGCAAAGACGACAAAGCTAAACAGTGTGGCTACTATACTGTTACCAAAAATGGTATAGAGCGCGTCAATATGATGAAATTCTTGAATGCCCTAATTGATGCTGAAGGCATTCAGTTGGATAGTTCACCCAGTGCCAATGGACGTGGTGGTCGCAGTGCCAGCTATAGAATTAGTGTCCAACAAAATGGCAATTTATTAATCGGTGCAGCTTACACCAAACAAATGAATCTTCAGCCTGGGGATGAGTTTGTCATTACTTTAGGGAAAAAACATATTCGACTGCGGCAAGTAGATTTAGAATCCACAGAAGATGCCGAAGTAGAAGCTACAGCCTAA
- a CDS encoding Rrf2 family transcriptional regulator → MKLTTRGHYSVKALLDLSLRPKYGPESVRAIAKRQDIPAPYLEKLLIEMRRAGLVTSIRGSDGGYKLAKKPALISIGQILEAVGENITNLPLNNPTPTQTADWVTSSLWNRLNQKLKEALYNITLADLYYDARSWQASQGEEANFVV, encoded by the coding sequence ATGAAACTAACGACAAGAGGACACTATAGTGTGAAAGCATTGCTAGATTTGAGTTTACGTCCAAAATATGGACCTGAATCTGTCAGAGCGATCGCCAAACGCCAAGATATTCCCGCGCCCTACCTAGAAAAACTACTCATAGAAATGCGTCGAGCCGGATTAGTTACATCAATTCGTGGTAGCGATGGTGGATACAAACTAGCCAAAAAACCGGCACTTATATCTATCGGTCAAATTTTAGAAGCAGTTGGTGAAAACATCACTAATTTACCCTTAAATAATCCCACACCTACTCAAACAGCAGATTGGGTAACATCCAGTCTTTGGAACAGACTCAACCAAAAGCTAAAAGAAGCCCTGTACAATATTACCCTGGCAGACCTTTATTATGATGCCCGTAGTTGGCAAGCATCTCAAGGAGAAGAAGCCAATTTTGTAGTTTAG
- the cbiB gene encoding adenosylcobinamide-phosphate synthase CbiB: MTSAVLVFAALLDYLIGDPWGWPHPVRVMGWVISRLSKLALQYCQNPLSQRLAGIFLGIIVIIGSGLVGWTIVQAAKWVHPLLGIAVESIVLASCFAFKSLRNAAIDVLQPLKNGELESARQILSNYVGRDTTNLSAPEILRAILETVTENATDGVMAPLFYTIIGAFIPIIGAAPLALAYKASSTLDSMVGYKEVPYTYLGWFSARWEDGLTWLPCRLTVITLSLLSLKPVKVWRICRRDAIKDPSPNSGWSECAYAAVLGVQMGGINWYRGVAKEKPLLGDPIYPITPDSIDQALQLTRYAFLLWLGLAIFLIP, from the coding sequence ATGACATCTGCTGTTTTGGTTTTCGCTGCCTTATTAGATTACTTAATAGGAGATCCTTGGGGTTGGCCTCATCCCGTGCGAGTCATGGGATGGGTAATTTCTCGCTTGAGTAAACTCGCCCTTCAATATTGTCAAAATCCTCTTTCTCAACGTCTTGCCGGCATTTTCTTAGGGATAATTGTCATAATTGGTAGTGGTTTGGTGGGTTGGACAATAGTTCAAGCTGCCAAATGGGTACATCCATTGTTAGGAATAGCCGTAGAAAGTATTGTTCTAGCTAGTTGTTTTGCTTTCAAAAGTTTACGAAATGCGGCAATAGACGTTCTCCAACCTTTAAAAAATGGAGAATTAGAATCAGCGCGACAGATTTTAAGTAATTATGTGGGGAGAGATACAACCAATCTTTCTGCACCGGAAATTCTCAGAGCAATCTTAGAAACAGTCACAGAAAACGCCACCGATGGCGTAATGGCTCCTCTTTTTTATACTATTATTGGTGCATTCATCCCCATCATTGGCGCTGCCCCTTTGGCTTTAGCATATAAAGCTAGTAGCACCTTAGATTCAATGGTCGGTTACAAGGAAGTACCTTATACTTATCTTGGTTGGTTTAGTGCGCGATGGGAAGATGGTTTAACTTGGTTGCCTTGTCGGTTAACAGTGATAACTTTATCATTATTATCCTTGAAACCTGTAAAAGTTTGGCGAATTTGTCGCCGCGATGCCATCAAAGATCCCAGTCCCAATTCTGGTTGGAGTGAATGCGCTTATGCTGCAGTTTTAGGTGTGCAAATGGGAGGAATTAATTGGTATCGTGGAGTAGCTAAAGAGAAACCACTTTTAGGAGATCCTATTTATCCCATTACGCCAGATTCCATTGATCAAGCTTTACAATTAACCCGATATGCGTTTTTACTATGGTTAGGACTAGCAATATTTTTAATACCTTAG
- the pyrR gene encoding bifunctional pyr operon transcriptional regulator/uracil phosphoribosyltransferase PyrR produces MSTKVVEILSSEELRRTLTRMASQIIERTRDLSQLLLLGIHTRGVPLAYSLALQIEILEDFSVSVGSLDITFYRDDLDKIGLRTPEKTDIPFDLTGKTVVLVDDVIFKGRTIRAALNAVNEYGRPEVIRLAVLVDRGHREVPIHPDFVGKKLPTAKEEIVKVYLQDSDGRDGVELISN; encoded by the coding sequence ATGTCTACTAAAGTAGTTGAAATTCTCTCATCAGAAGAACTGCGTCGGACATTAACTCGTATGGCTTCTCAGATTATAGAAAGAACACGAGATTTATCTCAATTGTTACTTCTGGGTATTCATACGAGAGGAGTACCATTAGCTTATTCATTAGCTCTTCAAATAGAAATTCTCGAAGATTTCAGCGTTTCTGTAGGCTCTTTGGATATTACATTTTATCGTGATGATCTTGATAAGATCGGGTTAAGAACTCCAGAAAAAACCGATATTCCCTTTGATTTGACCGGAAAAACAGTGGTACTCGTAGATGATGTCATATTTAAAGGTAGAACTATTCGTGCTGCTTTAAATGCCGTAAATGAATATGGTAGACCAGAAGTAATTCGTTTAGCTGTATTAGTAGATAGAGGCCATCGAGAAGTACCAATTCATCCAGATTTTGTTGGTAAAAAGTTACCCACAGCGAAAGAGGAAATTGTCAAAGTTTATCTACAAGATAGTGATGGACGAGATGGCGTGGAATTAATTAGTAACTGA
- a CDS encoding ABC transporter substrate-binding protein, translating into MIRLQKFKQLFCLALLGLFTSWIVSCSTSNVNNNPKPAAAGVATIEFWTMQLQPQFTDYFQGLIQTFESQNPSIKVKWVDVPWSAMENKILTAVSAKTPPDVVNLNPDFASQLAGKNAWLDLDAKVPSQVRSTYLPNIWQASSLNGKSFGIPWYLTTRLTIYNTDLLKQGGMTKPPATYAELGQAAQQIKDKTGKYAIFATFVPQDSGEVLESLVQMGVTLVNAEGKAGFNTPQGKAAFQYWVDLYKKGLLPKESLTQGHRHAIDLYQSGETAFLASGPEFLKTIANNAPKVAQASAIAPQITGDTGKKNVAVMNIVIPRDSKYPDEAVKFALFVTNDENQLAFAKAAKVLPSTIKALSDTYFKEVPANATTAEKGRVISATQLKQAEVLTPKLKDSKLLQKVIYENLQAAMLGQKTVDKAVEDAAQQWDNR; encoded by the coding sequence ATGATTCGATTGCAAAAATTTAAACAACTGTTTTGTTTAGCATTACTAGGCTTATTTACTAGCTGGATTGTTAGTTGTAGCACAAGCAATGTTAATAATAATCCCAAACCTGCGGCTGCTGGGGTTGCCACCATTGAGTTTTGGACAATGCAACTCCAACCGCAATTTACCGACTATTTCCAAGGTCTGATTCAGACATTTGAATCACAAAACCCAAGTATCAAAGTTAAATGGGTAGACGTACCTTGGTCAGCGATGGAGAACAAGATTCTAACAGCAGTCTCAGCAAAAACGCCACCAGATGTTGTTAACCTTAATCCTGACTTTGCTTCCCAATTAGCAGGTAAAAATGCTTGGTTAGATTTAGATGCTAAAGTTCCTAGTCAAGTCCGTTCTACCTATTTACCAAATATCTGGCAAGCAAGTAGCCTCAATGGTAAGAGTTTTGGGATTCCTTGGTATCTCACCACGCGACTAACTATTTATAACACCGATTTGTTAAAACAAGGGGGTATGACAAAACCTCCTGCCACTTACGCAGAATTAGGGCAAGCGGCACAACAAATTAAGGATAAAACTGGTAAGTATGCAATATTTGCTACTTTTGTCCCTCAGGACTCCGGTGAGGTGCTGGAATCTTTGGTACAAATGGGTGTTACCCTTGTTAATGCTGAAGGTAAGGCCGGTTTTAATACCCCGCAAGGAAAAGCTGCTTTTCAATATTGGGTAGATTTGTATAAAAAAGGTTTGTTGCCCAAGGAGTCTTTAACTCAAGGACATCGTCATGCTATAGATTTATACCAGTCTGGAGAAACTGCTTTTTTAGCTTCTGGTCCTGAATTTCTGAAAACTATTGCCAATAATGCTCCCAAGGTTGCCCAAGCTTCGGCAATTGCGCCACAAATTACGGGTGATACGGGTAAGAAAAATGTTGCCGTGATGAATATAGTTATTCCTCGTGATAGTAAATATCCTGATGAAGCTGTTAAATTTGCTTTATTTGTTACAAATGATGAAAACCAATTAGCCTTTGCTAAAGCTGCTAAAGTCCTACCTTCGACAATTAAGGCTTTGTCGGATACTTACTTTAAGGAAGTTCCTGCTAATGCTACGACAGCGGAAAAGGGGCGGGTAATTAGTGCGACACAATTAAAACAGGCTGAGGTATTAACCCCCAAACTCAAAGATTCTAAACTTTTGCAAAAGGTAATTTACGAAAATTTACAAGCAGCAATGTTAGGACAAAAAACAGTAGATAAAGCTGTGGAAGATGCTGCACAACAGTGGGATAATCGGTAA
- a CDS encoding IS4 family transposase, whose amino-acid sequence MNQINLLRDTLKPHLEWHGARLSFLALFLISLLRVKTVNLVELATGFRNCAKNESNYKRLQRFFRDFDIDYAVIAKMIVKIMNIPQPWVLSIDRTEWRFGQIWLNILMLGVVHNGVAYPLVWQILEKKGNSNTDERMDLLDRFGQLFPDAQVDYISADREFVGAEWLSYLLLEPNIPFRIRIRHTDLISDTEKTLPGSVIFAHLAAGESQVLSTRRWVWGRSVYVAGLRLDDGKLLIVISDTSPQTIIADYGRRWGIETLFGMFKTRGFCLESTHFIDSNRLSKLLALLSLAMCWAVKTGEWLHQHQPIKIKKHGRFAKSVFRYGLDYLRSLVTDLDLKYDDFLLSLNFLSCT is encoded by the coding sequence ATGAACCAGATTAACCTATTACGAGACACACTAAAACCACATTTGGAATGGCATGGAGCGCGTCTAAGCTTTTTAGCGTTATTTTTAATATCTTTATTAAGAGTAAAGACAGTGAACTTGGTAGAATTAGCAACTGGTTTTCGCAACTGTGCTAAAAACGAATCCAATTACAAACGGTTGCAAAGATTTTTCCGAGATTTTGATATAGATTATGCAGTCATAGCGAAAATGATTGTAAAAATCATGAACATTCCCCAGCCTTGGGTGTTAAGTATTGACCGGACTGAATGGCGTTTTGGTCAAATATGGTTAAATATCCTCATGTTGGGAGTAGTACATAATGGTGTCGCTTACCCCCTAGTTTGGCAGATATTGGAGAAGAAAGGTAACTCCAACACGGATGAACGAATGGATTTACTTGACCGATTTGGACAACTGTTCCCAGATGCACAAGTTGACTATATCAGTGCTGACAGAGAATTCGTGGGGGCAGAATGGTTAAGTTATTTACTGCTTGAACCAAATATTCCATTCCGAATCAGGATTCGTCACACTGATTTAATTAGTGATACAGAAAAGACTCTTCCAGGTAGCGTCATTTTTGCTCATCTGGCTGCGGGTGAATCTCAGGTTTTATCTACTCGTCGTTGGGTCTGGGGTCGTTCAGTTTATGTAGCTGGTTTACGTCTTGATGATGGCAAGTTATTAATCGTGATTTCTGATACTTCTCCCCAAACCATAATTGCTGACTATGGCCGTCGTTGGGGGATTGAAACTTTGTTCGGTATGTTTAAAACTCGTGGTTTTTGCTTGGAATCTACACATTTTATTGATTCTAACCGATTGAGTAAGCTCTTAGCTTTACTGTCATTAGCTATGTGTTGGGCTGTCAAGACTGGAGAATGGTTGCATCAACACCAACCTATCAAAATCAAGAAACATGGACGTTTTGCTAAAAGTGTTTTTCGTTACGGTTTAGATTATCTGCGTTCTCTTGTTACTGATTTAGATTTGAAATATGACGACTTTCTTCTCTCTCTCAATTTTTTGTCCTGTACTTAG
- a CDS encoding type ISP restriction/modification enzyme, which translates to MDGLRKCLVDEFTSIYCFNLRGNQRTSGELSRKEGGKIFGSGSRATIAIIFLIKNADKKPENRLFYHDIGDYLSREEKLSIIKTLGDISSITWQKITPNENYDWINQRNDDFESFISLGDKNDKSSKTIFNVCCNGVVTNRDSWVYNFSKNSLSENIQKTICFYNQERERFFEAKSKNSNLQVEKFIRYDATFITWDTRRLKGGLEKNKVIKFDANDLRTAIYRPFCKQHLYFNHDLIHSRFYQPNFFPNQDLENLAIYVTGIGASKDFSALITDVIPNLHLHDTGQSFPLYTYEKQSELGELFATATTEQYTKKENIPDSIFKEYQQKYQDKTISKEDIFYYIYGVLHSPEYKQRFASDLKKMLPRIPFTADFWTFSKAGRELAYYHLNYETIEPYELEEFKKELYLDNQDYRVEKMVFGKNKNGIDKTIIIYNSKLTLSQIPLEAYEYIVNGKSALEWIMERYKVTKDKDSGIINDPNHWSENPRYIVDLVKRIVRVSLETVKIVNSLPALNEW; encoded by the coding sequence ATGGATGGCTTGAGAAAATGTTTAGTAGATGAATTCACTAGCATTTATTGTTTTAATCTGCGAGGTAATCAAAGAACTTCTGGAGAACTATCAAGAAAAGAAGGTGGTAAAATTTTTGGTTCAGGAAGTCGTGCTACCATTGCGATTATTTTCTTAATCAAAAATGCTGATAAAAAACCAGAAAATAGATTATTTTATCATGATATTGGTGACTATTTAAGTCGAGAAGAAAAACTAAGCATTATTAAAACTTTGGGTGATATTTCTAGTATAACATGGCAAAAAATAACTCCTAATGAAAATTATGATTGGATTAATCAACGTAATGATGATTTTGAGAGTTTTATTTCATTAGGTGATAAGAATGATAAATCAAGTAAAACTATTTTTAATGTTTGTTGCAATGGCGTAGTAACTAACCGTGATTCTTGGGTTTATAATTTTTCTAAAAATAGTTTATCTGAAAATATACAAAAAACAATTTGCTTTTATAATCAGGAAAGAGAACGTTTTTTTGAAGCAAAGTCAAAAAATTCTAACTTACAAGTCGAAAAATTTATTAGATACGATGCAACTTTTATTACTTGGGATACCAGAAGATTAAAAGGTGGGCTTGAAAAAAATAAAGTCATTAAGTTTGATGCTAATGATTTACGGACAGCTATTTATCGTCCTTTCTGCAAACAACATTTATATTTTAATCATGATCTTATTCATTCTCGTTTTTATCAACCCAATTTTTTCCCTAATCAAGATTTAGAAAACTTAGCAATTTATGTCACTGGAATTGGTGCAAGTAAAGATTTTTCAGCTTTAATAACAGATGTAATTCCTAATTTACATTTACATGATACTGGTCAATCCTTCCCTTTATATACCTACGAAAAACAAAGCGAACTAGGAGAACTATTTGCAACAGCAACCACAGAACAATACACCAAAAAAGAAAACATTCCCGATAGCATCTTCAAAGAATATCAGCAAAAATATCAAGACAAAACCATCAGCAAAGAAGACATATTCTATTACATTTATGGAGTATTACATTCTCCCGAATATAAACAACGCTTTGCGTCAGACCTGAAGAAAATGTTACCACGAATCCCCTTTACAGCCGATTTTTGGACATTCAGTAAAGCGGGAAGAGAATTAGCGTATTATCATCTCAACTATGAAACCATAGAACCTTATGAATTAGAAGAATTTAAAAAAGAATTATATTTAGATAACCAAGATTATCGAGTGGAAAAAATGGTATTTGGTAAGAATAAAAACGGCATAGATAAAACCATCATCATCTATAATAGTAAACTTACCCTATCGCAAATTCCCCTAGAAGCCTACGAATATATAGTAAATGGCAAATCAGCCCTAGAATGGATAATGGAAAGGTATAAAGTCACCAAAGATAAAGATAGTGGCATAATTAATGACCCTAACCATTGGTCAGAAAATCCCCGTTATATAGTAGATTTAGTCAAAAGGATAGTGAGAGTCAGTTTAGAAACTGTGAAGATTGTTAATAGCTTACCAGCCTTGAATGAATGGTAA
- a CDS encoding bifunctional folylpolyglutamate synthase/dihydrofolate synthase → MNVDSLLQPFQHFGVNLGLSRIVNLLATLGNPHHQVPIIHVAGTNGKGSVCAYLSAVLTEAGYKTGRYTSPHLIDWTERICINEQPIESNKLCELILQVQAAINPEEESPTQFEVITAAAWLYFAQQQVDIAVIEVGLGGRLDATNVCEHPLLTVITSISREHWQQLGPTVAHIAREKAGIIKPGCPVVVGSLPEAAENVVKSRIIELQCPIFIPKPSDQIHQNWAEYQKISSPETIKYPLPLPGQIQLHNSALALAALEILQKQNWQISEEAIINGMAKTKWPGRMQWTTWKSHKLLIDGAHNPASATVLRDYVDTLNIKNITWVMGMLATKDHGDIFQELLKPGDKLYLVPVPDSNSANLAELTKLATSICPDLNFCHIYQDVFSALESAVSATDNQVVLCGSLYLIGHFLA, encoded by the coding sequence ATGAACGTAGATTCCCTGCTTCAACCCTTTCAGCATTTTGGTGTGAATTTGGGATTGTCTCGGATTGTCAACTTACTGGCAACCTTGGGAAATCCCCATCACCAAGTGCCAATTATTCATGTAGCTGGAACTAACGGTAAAGGTTCTGTTTGTGCTTACCTGTCTGCGGTACTTACTGAGGCTGGTTATAAAACCGGACGCTACACATCGCCCCATTTAATAGATTGGACAGAAAGAATCTGTATTAATGAACAACCAATTGAAAGTAACAAATTGTGTGAATTAATACTCCAAGTTCAAGCAGCTATTAACCCAGAAGAAGAATCACCCACCCAATTTGAAGTCATTACCGCTGCGGCTTGGCTATATTTTGCCCAGCAACAAGTTGATATTGCGGTGATTGAAGTAGGATTAGGTGGGCGTTTGGATGCTACTAACGTCTGTGAACATCCTTTATTAACAGTCATTACTTCTATTAGTCGAGAACATTGGCAACAACTTGGACCAACTGTAGCCCATATTGCCAGAGAAAAAGCCGGAATTATTAAACCGGGATGTCCTGTGGTGGTGGGTTCATTGCCAGAAGCTGCGGAAAATGTTGTAAAATCGCGGATTATAGAGTTACAATGTCCGATTTTTATCCCAAAACCATCTGATCAAATTCATCAAAACTGGGCAGAATATCAAAAAATATCAAGTCCAGAAACAATAAAATATCCCTTACCATTACCAGGACAAATTCAATTACATAATTCAGCTTTAGCTTTAGCAGCTTTGGAAATATTGCAAAAACAAAATTGGCAAATTTCTGAGGAAGCTATAATTAATGGTATGGCTAAAACCAAGTGGCCAGGGAGAATGCAATGGACAACATGGAAAAGCCATAAACTCCTCATTGACGGCGCACACAACCCAGCCTCAGCCACAGTTTTACGTGATTATGTAGATACTCTCAATATCAAAAATATAACTTGGGTAATGGGAATGCTGGCAACTAAAGATCATGGTGATATTTTTCAGGAACTTCTCAAACCAGGAGATAAATTATATTTAGTTCCAGTCCCCGACAGCAATTCAGCAAATTTAGCAGAATTAACTAAATTAGCAACATCAATTTGTCCAGATTTGAATTTTTGTCATATATATCAAGATGTATTTTCAGCTTTAGAGAGTGCTGTTAGTGCTACAGATAATCAAGTTGTTTTATGTGGTTCTTTGTATTTAATTGGTCATTTTTTAGCATAA
- a CDS encoding photosystem II protein Y gives MDFDNRVLIVLAPVAIAAGWAVFNIGAAALRQIQNFLSKEV, from the coding sequence ATGGACTTTGATAATCGTGTATTAATTGTTCTAGCACCTGTAGCGATCGCTGCTGGTTGGGCTGTTTTCAATATCGGCGCTGCTGCCCTTAGACAAATACAAAACTTTTTGAGCAAAGAAGTGTAA
- a CDS encoding gamma carbonic anhydrase family protein, with product MSISSGWKSPEFSQAAFVAANAIIIGSVTIAAKASVWYGSVVRGDVERIEIGECTNIQDGAILHGDEGVPTILEDHVTVGHRAVVHSAHIECGCLIGIGAIVLNGVRVGTGSIIGAGAVVTKNVPPGSLVMGVPGKVVRQLSDTEITELIEHAEKYYQLALLHAANG from the coding sequence GTGTCTATCTCTTCTGGCTGGAAATCTCCAGAATTTTCTCAAGCTGCTTTTGTGGCAGCAAACGCCATCATTATTGGTTCTGTCACTATAGCAGCCAAAGCCAGCGTTTGGTATGGATCTGTGGTTAGAGGTGATGTAGAACGAATTGAAATTGGCGAATGTACAAATATTCAAGATGGGGCTATTCTTCATGGTGATGAAGGTGTCCCCACAATCTTAGAAGATCATGTCACTGTCGGTCATCGCGCTGTGGTACATTCTGCCCACATTGAGTGTGGTTGTTTAATTGGTATTGGGGCAATCGTCTTAAATGGGGTACGAGTCGGCACAGGTAGCATTATCGGCGCAGGTGCAGTAGTTACCAAAAACGTCCCCCCCGGTTCTCTAGTTATGGGTGTTCCCGGTAAGGTAGTCCGTCAACTCTCAGACACCGAAATCACCGAACTCATCGAACACGCTGAAAAATATTATCAATTAGCCCTTCTTCATGCTGCTAATGGGTAA
- a CDS encoding TIGR02652 family protein, whose product MINPGFQYPIFGPEIQCPHCRQTISALTLTDTYLCPRHGAFEAEPKTEELVHLQSGRHWRRWDGEWYRQHTHPDGIRFEIHEALDKLYTQGYRATRIIVANRYQELMSGYLERSTPWRAGQGEVATGARLYGLPVEFSPDSVAEPCWEVINFDLDKEPGVPVRYPYFRLFE is encoded by the coding sequence ATGATAAATCCAGGCTTTCAGTACCCGATATTTGGCCCTGAAATACAGTGTCCTCACTGTCGCCAAACTATTTCGGCCTTGACATTGACGGATACTTATTTATGTCCTCGTCATGGCGCATTTGAAGCTGAACCCAAAACAGAAGAGTTGGTTCATTTACAGTCTGGTCGTCATTGGCGCAGATGGGATGGTGAATGGTATCGTCAACATACCCATCCTGATGGGATTCGGTTTGAAATTCATGAAGCTTTAGATAAGCTTTATACTCAAGGTTATCGGGCTACGAGGATTATTGTTGCTAACCGTTATCAGGAGTTGATGAGTGGCTATTTGGAACGGAGTACACCTTGGCGTGCTGGACAAGGGGAGGTGGCTACGGGGGCGCGATTATATGGCTTACCTGTGGAGTTTAGCCCCGATTCTGTCGCTGAACCTTGTTGGGAAGTAATTAACTTTGATTTGGATAAAGAACCTGGTGTGCCGGTGCGTTATCCATATTTTCGGTTGTTTGAGTAG